GACGCAGGTGAAAGAGCCGGGCCGCGCCTCGGCCGTCTTGGCGTGCACGCTTTTGGCGAACTGGTCCTCGATGCGCAGGAAAGTGCGGGTGTGGCATTCGTCGCAGTTGTTGATCTGCTGCTTGGTCGCCTCGGCGTGGGGGAATTCCTTGAACCCCGTCACGTGGCAGGCCACGCATTCGACGTTGGCGTGGTTGGACTTGAGGAAGAGTTCCGGATCGACCAGGCGGTCGGCCAGATCCGCCTTGTCGACGTCGGGCCGCGTCAGCGCCTGCAATCCCGCCTCCGAATGGCAGTCCAGGCATTGGGCGTTGGAGCGGCGGATGCGTTCGAGTTCGGCCGGCTCGACCTTGGTGGCGGTCTGCGCGACGGCCGTCCCGCCGCCGATCAGAACCATCAGCCCCACAGCCGCCAATAGACGAACGGACGTTTGCATTCCACCCTTCGTCCTGTTCGCATCCGCCTCGCCACGAAGGCGCACGGAATGTCGAAAGCGCCATTCCATTCTAGCGGGCAGGCCATGGCGGCGGCAAAGGAAATTCGAATTGTTCCAATTAAAAAAAGAGAAGGGGTTGAAGGCTTTATCGAAAACGAGGAAGGCGAGGGGGAAGAAAACAACGGGAAAAGGCATTCCGGCGGCGGGGGCGGAACATTTGTTTCCCGGGCTTTCTCGGGTAAGATCGCGTCACGGAGGCCGAGAAACGGGCCGATGGAAGGCGGGCTGGGAGCGCCCCGGCCCCGCTTTGCCGTCGAAGGTAGCGTGCGATCTCGGATGATTGGGGATGGCTCGATGGCACGGAAACGGAGTGACAAGACCCGGTCGGGCCCCCGCCAGGCGGTCTTTCCCATCGTCGGCATCGGCGCCTCGGCCGGCGGCATCGCGGCGCTGAAGCAGTTTTTCGAGGCCATGCCGCGAGAGCCGGGCATGGCGTTCGTCGTCGTTCTCCACCTGACCCCGGACAAGCCCAGCCATCTGGCCGGGATCGTCGGCAGGTCGTCGCCCCTTCCGGTTATCGAAATCACCGGCGATATCGAGGTCGAGAAGGACCGCGTCTACGTCATCGCGCCCGCCCAGGCGCTGGTGCTGGAAGACGGTGTGCTGAGGGGCAAGCCGGCGGGCGATCGCCCCCACCATCCGGTCGACACCCTCTTCAAGAGCCTGGCGGTGGAGCGGCGGGAACGGGCGGCCGCGGTCATCCTGTCGGGTTCGGGATCGAACGGGGCGGCCGGCATTTTGCGCATCAAGCAGGAGGACGGCGTCGTCTTCGTGCAGCAGCCGGAAACGGCCGAGTACGACGGCATGCCGCGCGCCGCCATCGGCACCGGCGTCGTCGACCGCATCATGCCGCCGGCCGACATGCCGGCGGAACTGATCGCCTACATGCGCCACCTCGACGCCAGCAGGGCGCTGCCGCCGGCGGAGGCCAAGCAGGCGCCGATCATCGCCCTGCTGCGGGCGCGGGCCGGGTACGATTTTCGTCCTTACAAGGCGAACACCCTGCTGCGCCGAATCCAGCGCCGCATGGGGCTCAGGCGGGTGGACACCGTCGGCGCCTATGTGGAAATGCTGCACGCGGAACCGGCGGAGGTCGAGGCCCTGGCGCGCGATCTGCTGATCAACGTCACCGGCTTCTTCCGCGACGAAGCGGCGTGGCAGGCCCTGGCGGACGGCGTCATCGGGCCCCTGGTGAAGGCGCGCGACGCCGAGCAGCCGATCCGCGCCTGGACGCCGGGGTGCTCCACCGGCGAAGAGGCCTACAGCCTCGCCATGCTGTTGATGGAAGCCGTCGAGGATGCCGACAAACCGCTGGAAATAAAGGTCTTCGCCACCGATCCCGCGCCACACGTCCTGGCTCGCGGCCGGGCCGGCAGCTTTCCCGCCAGCGTCGTCGAGGTCATACCGCCAGAGCGCCTGCGGCGTTTTTTCGACCGCGACGGCGACAGTTTCGTCGCCAAGAAAAGGCTGCGCGACACCATCGTTTTCGCGCCGCAGAACGTCCTGTCCGACCCGCCGTTCTCGCATCTCGACATCGTCTGCTGCCGGAACCTGCTGATCTATCTCGAACCGGAAGCGCAGCGGCGCATCCTGTCGCTGCTCCACTTCTCGCTGCGCCGCGACGGCTATCTGTTCCTCGGGCCCTCGGAATCGGCCGCCGACCACGGCAACCTGTTCGAGCCCGTGGTCAAGAAGTGGCGCATCTACCGGCGGACGGGCGGCAGACGCCCCGGCATCCTGGATTTTCCACGCTCCGGCGTGGCTTTGCACGACCGCGCGCCGTCGCCCCCATCGCCGCCGCAACGCGAGCCCGACGACGCCGAAAGAACCCGCGAGGCCCTGCTTGACGATTTCGCGCCGCCCTCGGTTCTGGTCGACCGGGACTTCACCATCCTTTACTTCCACGGCTCGGCGGACGCCTTTCTGTCGCATCCCAAAGGGGAACCGACGCACAATCTGTTGCGCCTCGCGCAGCCGCGTTTCGCTCCTCACCTGCGTTCCCTCGTGCAGCGGGTCCTCGATGACAAGCGGTCGGCGCGCGTATCGGTCCAGATGACCGGCGACGCCGATGCCCCGACGGCGGAAATCGTCGCCCGCCCGTTGGCGACCGGCGGCGACCGGTTTCTCGTGCTCGTCTCGTTCCTGGCGTCGTCCCCGCCCCGGGCCGCGTCCGGGCCGTGGAACGAACACGACCTCGATATCGCGTTGCGGGCCTCGCAGGAGGAACTGCGCTACGCCGTCGCCGAACTGGAGCGCGCCAACGAAGACCTGAGGGCGTCGAACGAGGAGGTTTCCTCGATCAACGAGGAGTTCCAGGCGGCCAACGAGGAGTTGGAGACCTCGAAGGAAGAGTTGCAGTCCCTCAACGAGGAACTGACCACCGTCAACGTCCAACTTCAGGAGAAGGTGGAGGAACTGGAGGCCCTGACCAACGACCTCAACAACACCCTGAACAGCAGTGCCGTGGTCACGCTGTTCCTGGACAGCCAGTCGCGCATCCGCTGGTTCACGCCGGCGACCCGGGATCTGTTCTCGCTGACGGTGGCCGACATCGGGCGCAGCGTCACCGATTTCGCCCGCCATTTCCAGGACCCCGCCTTCATGGAGGATATCGAAAAGGTCCTGCGCGATCTGCAGCCGCGGGAAGCCGAGATTCTGAGCGCCGCGAACCGCTGCTTTCTGCGCCGCACCCTGCCCTATCGGACGGAGGACGACCGCATTTCCGGCGTCGTCGTGACCTTTGTCGAGATCACCGCCCGCAGACAGGCCGAGGATGCCCTGCGCGTGAGCGAGCGACGGTTCCGGGCACTGGTGGAGGCGTCGGCGCAGATGGTCTGGAGCACGGACGCGGACGGCGGCGTCGTCGAAGATTCGCCAAGCTGGCGCGCCTTCACCGGGCAAACGCGGGAGGAATGGATCGGCCACGCC
The window above is part of the Shumkonia mesophila genome. Proteins encoded here:
- a CDS encoding CheR family methyltransferase, whose amino-acid sequence is MARKRSDKTRSGPRQAVFPIVGIGASAGGIAALKQFFEAMPREPGMAFVVVLHLTPDKPSHLAGIVGRSSPLPVIEITGDIEVEKDRVYVIAPAQALVLEDGVLRGKPAGDRPHHPVDTLFKSLAVERRERAAAVILSGSGSNGAAGILRIKQEDGVVFVQQPETAEYDGMPRAAIGTGVVDRIMPPADMPAELIAYMRHLDASRALPPAEAKQAPIIALLRARAGYDFRPYKANTLLRRIQRRMGLRRVDTVGAYVEMLHAEPAEVEALARDLLINVTGFFRDEAAWQALADGVIGPLVKARDAEQPIRAWTPGCSTGEEAYSLAMLLMEAVEDADKPLEIKVFATDPAPHVLARGRAGSFPASVVEVIPPERLRRFFDRDGDSFVAKKRLRDTIVFAPQNVLSDPPFSHLDIVCCRNLLIYLEPEAQRRILSLLHFSLRRDGYLFLGPSESAADHGNLFEPVVKKWRIYRRTGGRRPGILDFPRSGVALHDRAPSPPSPPQREPDDAERTREALLDDFAPPSVLVDRDFTILYFHGSADAFLSHPKGEPTHNLLRLAQPRFAPHLRSLVQRVLDDKRSARVSVQMTGDADAPTAEIVARPLATGGDRFLVLVSFLASSPPRAASGPWNEHDLDIALRASQEELRYAVAELERANEDLRASNEEVSSINEEFQAANEELETSKEELQSLNEELTTVNVQLQEKVEELEALTNDLNNTLNSSAVVTLFLDSQSRIRWFTPATRDLFSLTVADIGRSVTDFARHFQDPAFMEDIEKVLRDLQPREAEILSAANRCFLRRTLPYRTEDDRISGVVVTFVEITARRQAEDALRVSERRFRALVEASAQMVWSTDADGGVVEDSPSWRAFTGQTREEWIGHAWTDAVHPEDREGAERAWRAAVAEARPLAGEFRICHAGTRTWRYMAVRAMPRLDGSGRVQEWVGMTIDVTDQREAGHRQQILLDELQHRMKNLFTNIVALLRLSSRGATDVKGLVNGFIGRLAALERTQNLLGVHESKEVDVRDLVAAELNAHGAAPGGHIRLGEKSCAVPQAVAQVLGMVIHELATNSRKYGALQHDGAGLDIAWGVVGNEPPRLVFTWTESGVPMPECPSRAGFGSRLIEEAAPHMLHGEAKLSFEPDGVRCLLDVPLAPR